Proteins from one Parasteatoda tepidariorum isolate YZ-2023 chromosome 4, CAS_Ptep_4.0, whole genome shotgun sequence genomic window:
- the LOC139425524 gene encoding uncharacterized protein: protein METDNKSSFRTSYAVIIKIDGITVDQDSSRVVDNTNIFTAGLMAIEAALYWTVTNNITQAFIFSDSHSFLQALADPEPSYRLIEQTKRKSREGIELNWVKAHVGIQSNEEADRAAKNAIGSDIKDLRCLSTPKMTKTDIRKLIMASWERKWRESSEDSLSFLQALADPEPSYRLIEQTKRKSREGIELNWVKAHVGIQSNEEADRAAKNAIGSDIKDLRCLSTPKMTKTDIRKLIMASWERKWRESSKGRQTYKFIKTPSTTRLQANFYLNQYLTGQGVFGTYQKRFFNKDDKCKYCNEKQTLEHLAYFCNHFQALL from the exons ATGGAGACAGACAATAAAAGTTCCTTCAGGACATCATACGCAGTCATCATTAAGATTGACGGAATAACAGTAGATCAAGACTCCTCTAGAGTAGTGGATAATACCAATATTTTTACTGCTGGGCTGATGGCGATTGAGGCAGCACTATATTGGACTGTAACAAACAATATTACGCAAGCTTTCATTTTTTCAGACTCGCATTCTTTCCTCCAGGCCCTGGCAGACCCAGAACCTTCCTACAGACTCATCgaacaaacaaaaagaaaatcgaGAGAGGGCATTGAATTAAATTGGGTCAAGGCGCATGTTGGTATCCAGAGCAATGAGGAGGCAGATAGAGCCGCAAAGAACGCAATCGGTTCAGACATTAAAGATCTCCGGTGTCTGAGTACCCCTAAGATGACTAAAACTGACATAAGAAAACTTATCATGGCGAGCTGGGAAAGGAAATGGAGAGAATCGAGTGAAG ACTCGCTTTCTTTTCTCCAGGCCCTGGCAGACCCAGAACCTTCCTACAGACTCATCgaacaaacaaaaagaaaatcgaGAGAGGGCATTGAATTAAATTGGGTCAAGGCGCATGTTGGTATCCAGAGCAATGAGGAGGCAGATAGAGCCGCAAAGAACGCAATCGGTTCAGACATTAAAGATCTCCGGTGTCTGAGTACCCCTAAGATGACTAAAACTGACATAAGAAAACTTATCATGGCGAGCTGGGAAAGGAAATGGAGAGAATCGAGTAAAGGTCGGCAGACctacaaattcattaaaacccCGTCAACTACCAGACTACaagcaaacttttatttaaatcaatatttgacGGGGCAAGGAGTGTTTGGAACTTAtcaaaagagattttttaacaaagacgATAAATGTAAATACTGTAACGAAAAACAAACACTTGAACATCTAGCATATTTCTGCAATCATTTCCAAGCActcctataa